One genomic region from Streptomyces venezuelae encodes:
- a CDS encoding LLM class flavin-dependent oxidoreductase: MKFSMIFEAQLVDPTPARERAVIHDCVEQAVLAEEMGFDRVWAVEHHSLTRYAHMSASEIFPTWVAARTRTIRVGHGVVTMPFGYQHPVRVAERAAMLDVLSGGRLDVGAGRGATRQEMRMFGVDPADTRPQTEEALRIFAAAWREPEFEWHGSLDIGPGAVLPRPVQQPHPPLFMACSQHASLRQAAELGIGALVMGFAGAEDVRAMRAVYDETIATRDGSRFVSTEVNDHFSALCPTVVLDDADRALRLGTRGQRFFAESIAHWYGGAPAPTGYAEDEDHTGALAEERRKLVARLHEASVPARPVDTGTYNTDHAYGDAATAIAYVERLREIGVDEVMCLIQMGTVPQEVCLETIRQWGTKVIPHFRAPSE; the protein is encoded by the coding sequence GTGAAGTTCTCCATGATCTTCGAAGCGCAGCTCGTCGACCCCACCCCCGCACGCGAACGCGCGGTCATCCACGACTGCGTCGAACAGGCCGTCCTCGCCGAGGAGATGGGCTTCGACCGCGTCTGGGCGGTCGAGCACCATTCCCTCACCCGGTACGCCCACATGAGCGCGTCCGAGATCTTCCCGACCTGGGTCGCCGCCCGCACGCGGACGATCCGCGTCGGGCACGGCGTGGTCACCATGCCCTTCGGCTACCAGCACCCGGTCCGGGTCGCCGAACGCGCCGCCATGCTCGACGTGCTCTCCGGCGGGCGCCTCGACGTCGGCGCCGGCCGGGGCGCGACCCGCCAGGAGATGCGGATGTTCGGGGTGGACCCCGCCGACACCCGGCCGCAGACGGAGGAGGCCCTGCGGATCTTCGCCGCCGCGTGGCGCGAGCCGGAGTTCGAGTGGCACGGCTCCCTCGACATCGGCCCCGGCGCGGTCCTCCCGCGCCCCGTGCAGCAGCCGCACCCGCCCCTCTTCATGGCCTGCTCGCAGCACGCCTCCCTGCGCCAGGCGGCCGAACTCGGCATCGGGGCCCTGGTGATGGGCTTCGCCGGCGCCGAGGACGTCCGGGCGATGCGCGCGGTGTACGACGAGACCATCGCCACCAGGGACGGCTCGCGCTTCGTCTCCACCGAGGTCAACGACCACTTCTCGGCGCTCTGCCCGACGGTCGTCCTGGACGATGCCGACCGCGCCCTGCGGCTCGGCACGCGCGGCCAGCGCTTCTTCGCCGAGTCGATCGCCCACTGGTACGGGGGCGCCCCCGCGCCCACCGGATACGCGGAGGACGAGGACCACACGGGCGCGCTGGCGGAGGAGCGGCGGAAGCTGGTGGCCCGGCTGCACGAGGCGAGCGTCCCGGCCCGGCCGGTCGACACGGGCACGTACAACACCGACCACGCCTACGGGGACGCCGCGACCGCGATCGCCTACGTGGAGCGGCTGCGGGAGATCGGCGTCGACGAGGTGATGTGCCTGATCCAGATGGGCACGGTGCCGCAGGAGGTCTGCCTGGAGACCATCCGCCAGTGGGGCACGAAGGTCATCCCCCACTTCCGCGCACCGTCCGAGTGA
- a CDS encoding PadR family transcriptional regulator, producing the protein MVDDETVPGLPATSWAVLGLLSFGRELSGYDVKKWSDRSLGLFYWSPSFSQIYGELKRLEKTGYATSRLVAPETGTRDKRVYRITDEGLAAVRTWAGTVPLDPPVLKHGPMLRLWLGHLLEPERMREILAGHREYAESMRLRAEADAADAGTDEAWEYPRLTLTWAERYYAAERDLADAMLADIERLEKERPWP; encoded by the coding sequence GTGGTGGATGACGAGACCGTGCCGGGGCTTCCCGCGACCAGCTGGGCCGTCCTCGGACTGCTCTCCTTCGGGCGGGAGTTGTCCGGCTACGACGTCAAGAAGTGGTCCGACCGGTCCCTCGGCCTCTTCTACTGGAGCCCGTCGTTCAGCCAGATCTACGGCGAGCTCAAACGGCTGGAGAAGACCGGTTACGCCACCTCCCGCCTGGTCGCACCGGAGACCGGCACGCGCGACAAGCGCGTCTACCGGATCACCGACGAGGGCCTCGCCGCCGTCCGCACCTGGGCCGGCACCGTCCCCCTCGACCCGCCCGTCCTCAAGCACGGGCCGATGCTGCGGCTCTGGCTGGGCCACCTCCTCGAACCCGAGCGGATGCGCGAGATCCTGGCCGGACACCGGGAGTACGCCGAGTCCATGCGGCTGCGCGCCGAGGCCGACGCGGCGGACGCCGGGACCGACGAGGCGTGGGAGTACCCCCGGCTCACCCTCACCTGGGCCGAGCGGTACTACGCGGCCGAGCGCGACCTGGCCGACGCCATGCTCGCGGACATCGAACGCCTGGAGAAGGAGCGCCCATGGCCATGA
- a CDS encoding vWA domain-containing protein, with protein MAMSLQKVEATAPALVSLYKSAGESLRRHGIGGQRVAVYLVVDYSGSMKPYYADGTVQALADRVLGLSAHFDDDGRVPVVFFSTDIDAETDIRLDDHAGSIDRIVAGLGHMGKTSYHLAMDAVIDHYLDSGSTAPALVVFQTDGGPINKPAAERYVCKAARLPIFWQFIGFGDPGSRQFDFLRKLDELDVPAKRPVDNAGFFHAGREPHRVPDAELYDRLVSDFPAWLAAARAQGIVRS; from the coding sequence ATGGCCATGAGCCTGCAGAAGGTCGAGGCGACCGCGCCCGCGCTGGTCAGCCTCTACAAGTCGGCGGGGGAGTCGCTCCGCCGGCACGGCATCGGGGGGCAGCGGGTCGCCGTCTACCTGGTCGTCGACTACTCGGGGTCGATGAAGCCGTACTACGCCGACGGCACCGTCCAGGCCCTGGCCGACCGGGTCCTCGGGCTCTCCGCGCACTTCGACGACGACGGCCGTGTGCCGGTCGTCTTCTTCTCCACCGACATCGACGCCGAGACCGACATCCGGCTCGACGACCACGCCGGCAGCATCGACCGGATCGTCGCCGGACTCGGCCACATGGGCAAGACCAGCTACCACCTCGCCATGGACGCCGTCATCGACCACTACCTGGACAGCGGCTCCACCGCGCCCGCGCTCGTCGTCTTCCAGACCGACGGAGGGCCGATCAACAAACCGGCCGCCGAGCGGTACGTGTGCAAGGCGGCCCGGCTGCCGATCTTCTGGCAGTTCATCGGCTTCGGCGACCCCGGCAGCCGGCAGTTCGACTTCCTCCGCAAGCTGGACGAGCTGGACGTGCCGGCGAAGCGGCCCGTCGACAACGCCGGCTTCTTCCACGCGGGCCGCGAGCCGCACCGGGTCCCGGACGCGGAGCTGTACGACCGGCTCGTCTCCGACTTCCCCGCCTGGCTCGCCGCCGCCCGGGCCCAGGGCATCGTCCGCTCCTGA
- a CDS encoding VOC family protein, with the protein MTSLVRHVTIDCTDAYALASFWAAALDAKLADDDLPGDPEAAVESPGANLLFIQVPEVKAVKNRVHLDLQPQDRTRDQEVERLLALGATLLDDRRNADGTGWATLADPEGNEFCVERSAAERAVAS; encoded by the coding sequence ATGACCTCTCTCGTACGCCACGTGACCATCGACTGCACCGACGCCTACGCCCTGGCGAGCTTCTGGGCCGCCGCCCTGGACGCGAAGCTCGCCGACGACGACCTGCCCGGCGACCCCGAGGCCGCCGTCGAGTCGCCCGGCGCGAACCTCCTCTTCATCCAGGTCCCCGAGGTCAAGGCGGTCAAGAACCGCGTCCACCTCGACCTCCAGCCGCAGGACCGTACCCGCGACCAGGAGGTCGAGCGCCTGCTCGCCCTCGGCGCCACCCTGCTCGACGACCGGCGGAACGCCGACGGCACCGGCTGGGCGACCCTCGCCGACCCGGAGGGCAACGAGTTCTGCGTCGAGCGCAGCGCGGCCGAGCGCGCCGTCGCCTCCTGA
- a CDS encoding TetR/AcrR family transcriptional regulator produces the protein MPNTASKKKTPVSAGPERRRELLETAAEVFAAQGYNATTVRKIADAAGMLAGSLYYHFDSKESMLDEILSTFLTELWQGYDAVLDAGLGPRETIEALVTESFREIDRHRAAVAIYQKESRHLTDLPRFQYLVESQERFEKAWLGTLERGVAAGVFRADLDIRLTYRFVRDTVWVAASWYRPGGQHRPEEIARQYLTMVLDGVAVRA, from the coding sequence GTGCCGAACACTGCCAGCAAGAAGAAGACCCCGGTGAGCGCCGGGCCCGAGCGGCGTCGTGAGCTCCTCGAGACGGCGGCCGAGGTCTTCGCCGCCCAGGGGTACAACGCCACCACCGTCCGCAAGATCGCGGACGCCGCCGGCATGCTCGCCGGCAGCCTCTACTACCACTTCGACTCCAAGGAGTCGATGCTCGACGAGATCCTCTCCACCTTCCTGACCGAGCTGTGGCAGGGATACGACGCCGTCCTCGACGCCGGGCTCGGGCCCCGCGAGACCATCGAGGCCCTCGTCACCGAGTCCTTCCGGGAGATCGACCGGCACCGCGCCGCCGTCGCCATCTACCAGAAGGAGTCCCGGCACCTCACCGACCTGCCCCGCTTCCAGTACCTCGTGGAGTCGCAGGAGAGGTTCGAGAAGGCCTGGCTCGGCACCCTGGAGCGCGGCGTCGCGGCCGGCGTGTTCCGCGCCGACCTCGACATCCGGCTGACCTACCGCTTCGTGCGCGACACCGTCTGGGTCGCGGCGTCCTGGTACCGGCCCGGCGGACAGCACCGCCCGGAGGAGATCGCCCGCCAGTACCTGACCATGGTGCTGGACGGAGTCGCCGTACGCGCGTGA